AAACAGTGCAAGCAAAAGTGTTAGACGTGAATCCGGACGAAAAACGAGTTTCGTTGAGTATGAGAAGCCTTGAGAAAGACGAACCGTTGTACGATTCTACCGGCGATCAAGATTCCGGTGACGACGGCGGCGGCTTTTCACTCGGTGACATGATCGGCGATCAATTGAAAAAATATAAATAAGCTAATCCTTGCGAGATTTTGTTGCCCATTGGCAATGAAATCTCGTTTTTTTTTGATTAACCTTCGGCAAAGATACCGATAATGGAAGGGGACGGGAGGGCGTCGAATGCAAAACGGACTCTTTTTTTATTGGACGGCGTGGGCGGCATGGACGGCCGTTACTTTCATTTTGCCGAAAGGAAACCTTCGTACAGAGTGGGCTGTCTTAATCATGGCGATCTTGATCGCGTCAGCGGGAACGGTGGAAGTTGCTGGCTTTGAGAGCCGGGCGGTACTGTTTATTTTACTTGCCTACGGTTACTATAAGCTGTCGCAATTTCGCCCCGCGCGCATGCTTTACGCAATTTTCACCTGCCATATCATCATGCTTGCCTACGTAGGCTTTTCGTTATACATCTTGTATAATCCCGCTGTGCTTTGGATCGACCGAAATTGGCTGATCGCCGGCATGCTTTTTGTCGTGACGCAGTTGTTGGTGAAGGATTTTTCGCAGCGTCTCGTTACGGCAATCGTCGGTGCCGTGCACGGCAATTTGATGTATGCGCTATATTTAAAAGGGTTGGCGTTGTCGTTTTCTGCCGGGTCTTTTCAGTTTCTTGACGGGATTGCCGGGTGTCTGGCAATGATTGTTCTCTGGCACTCCTACGAACAAGCCACGGTGTTTATTCAACAATTCATGAAACGTTCGCTTTCGCACAAACGGCATTATCCGAGGTAAGATTGTGACACCGCCGATTTTTTGGTAAGATTAAAAGGTTCAAGGCATGTTCCGGCGTACGTTTCCTCGCGTTCGCCGACCGCAAAGCCGCCATTAACGGATGAGATTGCGAGCTTGCTTCGTGCGCGGTCACCGTTCGGAACGGGGTTCCGATTCGTGTGACGCGTGTTTTTATACGATGGACCTTAGGAAGGAAGTGTGATTTTCATGACAAAACCGGTTGTCGCCATCGTCGGTCGGCCGAATGTAGGCAAATCGACGATTTTCAATCGCATCGCCGGGGAAAGGCTGGCGATTGTCGAAGACGTTCCGGGCGTTACCCGCGACAGAGTTTATCATGCGGCCGAATGGTTGGACCGGCCGTTCGATTTAATTGATACCGGAGGCATCGTGCTTTCCAATGAACCGATTTCTGTGCAAATACGCCAACAGGCAGAAATTGCGATCGAAGAAGCGGATGTCATCATTTTCATGACGGACGGAAAAGAAGGATTAACGGGAGCCGACGAAGAGGTCGCGCGTCTTCTTTACCGGTCCAATAAACCGGTCGTTTTAGCCGTAAACAAAATGGACAGTCCAAAAAGAAATGAACAATTGTACGATTTCTACTCGCTCGGTCTCGGCGAACCCTTTCCGATTTCCGGCTCGCACGGCCTCGGGCTCGGTGATTTGCTTGATGAAGTCGTTCGCCATTTTCCCGATCAACGAGAAAACGAATACGATGAAACGGTCATCCGCTTTTGCTTAATCGGCCGCCCGAACGTCGGGAAATCATCGCTCGTCAATACGATTTTAAGCAAGGAACGGGTCATTGTGAGCAATGTACCTGGAACGACAAGGGATGCGATCGATACGCCGTTTAAGAGAGACGATCACGAATATGTGATTATTGATACCGCCGGCATGCGCCGAAGGGGAAAGGTGTATGAAAACACCGAAAAATACAGCGTGCTTCGCGCAAAAAAGGCTATCGAACGTTCCGACGTCGCCCTTGTCGTCCTGGATGGAGAACAAGGGATCATCGATCAAGACAAAAAAATTGCCGGGTTTGCGCTCGATGCCGGTCGAGGCATCGTGATCGTCGTTAATAAATGGGATGCCGTCGACAACAAGGACAATCATACGATGCGGGAGTTCGAGAAAGACATACGCAAACAGTTTCCTTTTCTTGATTTTGCGCCCATCGTTTTTGTGTCCGCGAAAACGAAACAACGGGTCCACAAATTGCTTCCTGTCATTAACCAAGTCGACGAGAACCATAGTTTGCGCATCAAAACGAGCGTTCTCAACGACGTGGTGCTCGATGCGGTCAC
The sequence above is a segment of the Bacillales bacterium genome. Coding sequences within it:
- the der gene encoding ribosome biogenesis GTPase Der, with translation MTKPVVAIVGRPNVGKSTIFNRIAGERLAIVEDVPGVTRDRVYHAAEWLDRPFDLIDTGGIVLSNEPISVQIRQQAEIAIEEADVIIFMTDGKEGLTGADEEVARLLYRSNKPVVLAVNKMDSPKRNEQLYDFYSLGLGEPFPISGSHGLGLGDLLDEVVRHFPDQRENEYDETVIRFCLIGRPNVGKSSLVNTILSKERVIVSNVPGTTRDAIDTPFKRDDHEYVIIDTAGMRRRGKVYENTEKYSVLRAKKAIERSDVALVVLDGEQGIIDQDKKIAGFALDAGRGIVIVVNKWDAVDNKDNHTMREFEKDIRKQFPFLDFAPIVFVSAKTKQRVHKLLPVINQVDENHSLRIKTSVLNDVVLDAVTMNPTPTRKGRRLKISYATQVSVKPPTFVLFVNDPELMHFSYERYLENEIRKAFGFQGTPIRIFTRKKH